In Pelomonas sp. SE-A7, one genomic interval encodes:
- a CDS encoding prolyl oligopeptidase family serine peptidase, which produces MKTMTIVRLLWTLLCLAGLPVQAQQAPAAAEPSARRAALPNASVFFRGPELYEAKLSPSGRMLAITTRRSGVRVGLFLIDLAQGSKPNRLAQFKDVDIWNIHWVNDERLLFSAVDYSRGSGSPEGAPGLFAIDTGNGEITELVQRETPIVSEGSIRRRVLDLNHQLLWAPESAADADGEQVLIAKLRDGGSGMSPFLSPLWLNIRTGRSQRGDLELPGGTRQLLTDSRGQPRLATTLDGRRQKLHWRGPQDKGWRVLAEGDLLDMPFTPRWVDDQGQLFVQSRDSSGLLVFGLYDFARNRPAEPLVRVEGFDFEGQVVAEQGRVLGIRVEHDAETTVWFEPALKAIQAAVDKRLPGKVNRLSCRRCDQPDAVVLVRSYSDQDPGRLWVYRPQAAEGQPAWLPLGTLMPGVDPARMAQREFQRIKARDGRDLPVWITRPAGLPAGQAAPAVVLVHGGPWVRHGRWQWDPMSQFLASRGYLVIEPEFRGSTGYGEAHFKAGWKQWGQAMQDDVADALLWARQQKLADDRACIAGASYGGYSALMGLARHGDLYRCGIAWVAVTDLKLLVEGSWWIRDDAGALARRYSIPEMIGDAKADAAMLAANSPVLLADRIKAPVLLAFGEADLRVPLAHGKRMREALTAAGNEPQWVVYPGEGHGFSLMQNRLDFARRVEQFLATHLAPR; this is translated from the coding sequence ATGAAAACAATGACCATCGTGCGCCTGCTGTGGACGCTCTTGTGCCTGGCCGGCCTGCCGGTGCAGGCGCAGCAGGCACCGGCCGCCGCCGAGCCGTCGGCCCGTCGGGCCGCCTTGCCCAACGCCTCGGTGTTCTTCCGCGGGCCGGAGCTGTACGAGGCCAAGCTCTCGCCCTCCGGCCGCATGCTGGCCATCACCACGCGCCGCAGCGGAGTCCGCGTGGGTCTCTTCCTGATCGACCTGGCCCAGGGCAGCAAGCCCAACCGCCTGGCCCAGTTCAAGGATGTGGACATCTGGAACATCCACTGGGTCAACGACGAGCGGCTGCTGTTCAGTGCGGTGGACTATTCGCGCGGCAGCGGCAGCCCCGAGGGCGCGCCGGGCCTGTTCGCCATCGATACCGGCAACGGCGAGATCACCGAGCTGGTGCAGCGCGAGACGCCCATTGTTTCAGAGGGTTCGATTCGGCGCCGGGTGCTGGACCTGAACCATCAGCTGCTGTGGGCCCCCGAGTCGGCCGCCGACGCCGACGGCGAGCAGGTCCTGATCGCCAAGCTGCGCGATGGCGGCAGCGGCATGTCGCCCTTCCTCAGCCCGCTGTGGCTCAACATCCGCACCGGCCGCAGCCAGCGCGGCGATCTGGAACTGCCGGGCGGCACCCGCCAGCTGCTGACCGACAGCCGGGGCCAGCCGCGCCTGGCCACCACCCTGGACGGACGCCGGCAGAAGCTGCACTGGCGCGGACCGCAGGACAAGGGCTGGCGCGTGCTGGCCGAGGGCGACCTGCTGGACATGCCCTTCACGCCGCGTTGGGTCGACGACCAGGGGCAGCTCTTTGTTCAATCGCGCGACAGCAGCGGCCTGCTGGTCTTCGGCCTCTACGACTTCGCCCGCAACCGTCCCGCCGAACCACTGGTGCGGGTCGAAGGTTTCGATTTCGAAGGCCAGGTCGTGGCCGAGCAAGGCCGGGTGCTGGGCATTCGCGTCGAGCATGACGCCGAGACCACGGTCTGGTTCGAGCCGGCGCTCAAGGCCATCCAGGCCGCGGTGGACAAGCGGCTGCCGGGCAAGGTCAACCGCCTCAGCTGCCGGCGCTGCGACCAGCCCGATGCGGTGGTGCTGGTGCGCTCCTATTCCGACCAGGATCCCGGCAGGCTCTGGGTCTACAGGCCCCAAGCTGCCGAGGGTCAACCGGCGTGGCTGCCGCTGGGCACGCTGATGCCCGGCGTCGATCCGGCCCGCATGGCGCAGCGCGAGTTCCAGCGTATCAAGGCCCGCGATGGCCGCGATCTGCCGGTCTGGATCACCCGCCCGGCCGGCCTGCCAGCCGGCCAGGCGGCGCCGGCCGTGGTGCTGGTTCACGGCGGGCCCTGGGTGCGCCACGGGCGCTGGCAATGGGACCCCATGTCGCAGTTCCTGGCCTCGCGCGGCTACCTGGTGATCGAGCCCGAGTTCCGCGGCAGCACCGGCTACGGCGAGGCGCATTTCAAGGCCGGCTGGAAGCAATGGGGCCAGGCCATGCAGGACGACGTGGCCGACGCCCTGCTCTGGGCCCGCCAGCAAAAACTCGCCGACGACCGCGCCTGCATTGCCGGCGCCAGCTATGGCGGCTACAGCGCGCTGATGGGCCTGGCCCGTCATGGCGATCTCTACCGCTGCGGCATCGCCTGGGTGGCGGTGACCGACCTCAAGCTGCTGGTCGAAGGCTCCTGGTGGATACGCGACGATGCCGGTGCCCTGGCCCGTCGCTATTCGATTCCGGAAATGATCGGCGACGCCAAGGCGGACGCCGCCATGCTGGCCGCCAACTCACCGGTGCTGCTGGCCGACAGGATCAAGGCACCGGTGCTGCTGGCGTTCGGCGAGGCCGACCTGCGCGTGCCGCTGGCCCATGGCAAGCGCATGCGCGAGGCGCTGACCGCCGCCGGCAACGAGCCGCAATGGGTGGTCTACCCCGGCGAGGGCCATGGCTTCAGCCTGATGCAGAACCGCCTGGATTTCGCGCGCCGGGTCGAGCAGTTCCTGGCCACCCACCTGGCGCCGCGCTGA
- a CDS encoding Rrf2 family transcriptional regulator, producing the protein MRLTTMSDYSLRLLIYLGMNRERLCTTAEIAAAYDISEAHLTKITHQLGLGGWITTVRGKGGGMRLALAPQEIGLGALVRAVEPDFALVECLGEGNQCKLTGYCRLTGILAEALNDFLARLDGHTLADLLSQPADPASDWQPLARLPVARTARGARA; encoded by the coding sequence ATGCGTCTGACCACCATGAGCGACTACTCGCTGCGCCTGCTGATCTATCTCGGCATGAACCGCGAGCGTCTGTGCACCACGGCCGAGATCGCCGCGGCCTATGACATCTCGGAAGCCCACCTGACCAAGATCACCCACCAGCTCGGCCTGGGCGGCTGGATCACCACGGTGCGCGGCAAGGGCGGCGGCATGCGCCTGGCGCTGGCGCCGCAGGAGATCGGTCTGGGCGCCCTGGTGCGAGCCGTGGAGCCCGACTTCGCCCTGGTCGAATGCCTGGGCGAAGGCAATCAATGCAAGCTGACCGGCTACTGCCGGCTGACCGGCATCCTGGCCGAGGCGCTGAACGATTTTCTGGCCCGGCTCGATGGCCACACGCTGGCCGATCTGCTGAGCCAGCCGGCGGACCCGGCCAGTGACTGGCAGCCGCTCGCCCGCTTGCCTGTGGCGCGGACTGCGCGCGGCGCCCGCGCCTGA
- a CDS encoding NnrS family protein, translated as MSSVYLQLQEPRPQVQADWALWELGFRPFYLLAAGFALFSVPLWALQFSGLVQAPLLRGSAWHAHEMVFGYLLAVIIGFLFTAGRNWSGQATPTGRPLMLLAALWLLARVLVLTPWTWAALIANVAVPWLAAWGLWRALRRGSNRRNYFFVGLLVAMGGAAGVLHLNLMQRVELPPGLGLPVALDIVLFMIAVMAGRILPMFSNNGVPGLNAQRKAWVERGALGTVLALLAFDALGIDGWPLLALLVLAAAVHALRLLLWQPWRVLSKPLVWVLQLAYAWLPVHLLLRCGAELGWWANGPATHALTLGLMGMMTLGMITRTALGHTGRALQAGPVELLAYASLLVAALVRVFVPLLWPAALMFGVQVATMLWMFAFGLYLWRYTPMLMRPRADGLPG; from the coding sequence ATGAGTTCGGTCTATCTGCAGTTGCAGGAGCCCCGTCCGCAGGTCCAGGCGGACTGGGCACTGTGGGAACTGGGCTTCCGTCCGTTCTACCTGCTGGCCGCGGGCTTTGCGCTGTTCAGCGTGCCGCTGTGGGCCTTGCAGTTCTCGGGCCTCGTGCAGGCGCCCCTGCTGCGCGGCTCGGCCTGGCATGCGCATGAGATGGTGTTCGGCTACCTGCTGGCCGTCATCATCGGCTTCCTGTTCACGGCCGGCCGCAACTGGTCGGGCCAGGCCACGCCCACCGGGCGGCCGCTGATGCTGCTGGCGGCGCTGTGGCTGCTGGCGCGCGTGCTGGTGCTGACGCCCTGGACCTGGGCGGCGCTGATTGCCAATGTGGCCGTGCCCTGGCTTGCGGCCTGGGGCCTGTGGCGGGCCCTGAGGCGCGGCAGCAATCGCCGCAACTACTTTTTCGTGGGCCTGCTCGTGGCGATGGGCGGCGCAGCCGGCGTGCTGCACCTGAACCTGATGCAGCGTGTCGAGCTGCCGCCGGGGCTGGGACTGCCGGTGGCGCTGGACATCGTGCTGTTCATGATCGCCGTGATGGCCGGCCGCATCCTGCCCATGTTCTCGAACAACGGCGTGCCGGGGCTCAATGCCCAGCGCAAGGCCTGGGTCGAGCGCGGCGCGCTGGGCACGGTGCTGGCACTGCTGGCATTTGACGCACTGGGCATCGACGGCTGGCCGCTGTTGGCACTGCTGGTGCTGGCCGCTGCCGTCCATGCACTGCGCCTGCTGCTGTGGCAGCCCTGGCGGGTGCTGAGCAAACCGCTGGTCTGGGTGCTGCAACTGGCCTACGCCTGGCTGCCGGTCCATCTGCTGCTGCGCTGCGGCGCCGAGCTGGGCTGGTGGGCCAACGGCCCGGCCACCCATGCCCTGACCCTGGGCCTGATGGGCATGATGACCCTGGGCATGATCACCCGCACGGCGCTGGGCCACACCGGCCGCGCCTTGCAGGCCGGTCCGGTCGAGCTGCTGGCCTATGCAAGCCTGCTGGTGGCGGCCCTGGTGCGGGTCTTCGTGCCCTTGCTGTGGCCGGCGGCCCTGATGTTCGGCGTGCAGGTCGCCACCATGCTGTGGATGTTTGCCTTCGGGCTCTATCTGTGGCGTTACACGCCGATGCTGATGCGCCCCCGGGCCGACGGCCTGCCCGGCTAG
- a CDS encoding DUF2249 domain-containing protein, which yields MNAPLADTVVLDLRRIPPYERHPMIFSHFAQLLAGDSFELVNDHDPQPLRQQFQAQWPDGFDWQYLEQGPSVWRVRIARKAEARSCCGCCGG from the coding sequence ATGAACGCACCGCTGGCCGACACCGTGGTCCTGGACCTGCGCCGCATCCCGCCCTATGAGCGGCATCCGATGATCTTCAGCCACTTCGCCCAGCTGCTCGCGGGCGACAGCTTCGAGCTGGTCAACGACCACGATCCGCAGCCGCTGCGCCAGCAGTTCCAGGCCCAATGGCCGGACGGCTTCGACTGGCAGTACCTGGAGCAGGGCCCCTCGGTCTGGCGGGTGCGCATCGCACGCAAGGCCGAGGCCCGCAGTTGCTGCGGCTGCTGCGGCGGCTGA
- a CDS encoding putative zinc-binding protein translates to MTPSLPLIYSCSGCSDAAQLANHLAVRLDRAGLAEMSCIAGVGGGVKSLVRKATEAQDQGRPILALDGCVLACSQACLAGQGLAPTRHIRLHEMGVRKHHHADFDVAQAEALFRQLADEVRALAALSQPG, encoded by the coding sequence ATGACGCCTAGCCTGCCCCTGATCTACAGCTGCTCGGGTTGCTCCGATGCCGCCCAGCTGGCCAACCACCTGGCCGTGCGCCTGGACCGCGCCGGCCTGGCCGAGATGTCCTGCATCGCCGGGGTCGGCGGCGGCGTGAAGAGCCTGGTGCGCAAGGCGACCGAAGCCCAGGACCAGGGTCGCCCCATCCTGGCCCTGGACGGCTGCGTGCTGGCCTGCAGCCAGGCCTGCCTGGCCGGTCAGGGCCTGGCGCCGACCCGCCACATCCGGCTGCACGAGATGGGCGTGCGCAAGCACCACCACGCCGATTTCGACGTCGCCCAGGCCGAGGCGCTGTTCCGGCAACTGGCTGACGAGGTGCGGGCCCTGGCCGCCCTGTCCCAGCCGGGTTGA
- a CDS encoding acyltransferase, which yields MPLSRFVPAPLLGLISGLLLGLNTLVTFTLMIVPALLKLVLPFTRKPCDRLLNALASSWVARNSVWLSLLERSPWQVEGAEGLNRHGWYLVSPNHRSWVDILVLQRVFHGRIPFLKFFLKQELIWVPVIGLAWWALDFPFMKRGRSSGAQAADLETTRKACQKFRSIPTTVINFVEGTRFTQAKHARQQSPYRHLLKPKVGALGIALATMGEQFEALLDVTLVYPDGTPSFWDLLSGRLGRVEVVVQRRSIPAEVVGGDPGRDKTQRARIGTWIEGQWAEKDALIEQRLLPRD from the coding sequence ATGCCCCTTTCCAGATTCGTGCCGGCGCCGCTGCTGGGCCTGATCAGCGGCCTGCTGCTGGGCCTCAACACGCTCGTGACCTTCACGCTCATGATCGTGCCGGCCCTGCTCAAGCTGGTCCTGCCGTTCACGCGCAAGCCCTGCGATCGCCTGCTCAACGCCCTGGCCTCCAGCTGGGTCGCCCGCAACAGCGTCTGGCTGTCCCTGCTGGAGCGCTCGCCCTGGCAGGTCGAGGGCGCCGAGGGCCTGAATCGTCACGGCTGGTACCTGGTCTCGCCCAACCACCGCAGCTGGGTCGACATCCTGGTGCTGCAGCGGGTCTTCCACGGCCGCATCCCCTTCCTCAAGTTCTTCCTCAAGCAGGAGCTGATCTGGGTGCCGGTGATAGGCCTGGCCTGGTGGGCGCTGGACTTTCCGTTCATGAAGCGGGGCCGCAGCAGCGGTGCCCAGGCCGCCGACCTGGAGACCACGCGCAAGGCCTGCCAGAAGTTCCGCAGCATCCCGACCACGGTGATCAATTTCGTCGAGGGCACCCGCTTCACCCAGGCCAAGCACGCCCGCCAGCAAAGCCCCTACCGCCACCTGCTCAAGCCCAAGGTCGGCGCGCTGGGCATTGCCCTGGCCACCATGGGCGAACAGTTCGAGGCCCTGCTGGACGTGACCCTGGTCTACCCCGATGGCACGCCCAGCTTCTGGGACCTGCTCAGCGGCCGGCTGGGCCGGGTGGAGGTGGTGGTCCAGCGCCGCAGCATCCCGGCCGAGGTGGTCGGCGGCGACCCGGGCCGCGACAAGACCCAGCGCGCCCGCATCGGCACCTGGATAGAAGGCCAATGGGCCGAGAAGGATGCGCTGATCGAACAGCGGCTGCTGCCGCGGGACTAA